TTCAGCGAGAAGGTGGGCTTCAAGGTGGCCGGCTCGGGCGACATCTATGCCAAGGGCCGCACCAACAGCCTGACCATCTCGGTGGCCGGCAGCGGCGACGTGAAGGCGGCCGAGCTGGCCTCCGACGAGGTCTCGGTCAAGATCGCCGGCTCGGGCGACGCCCAGGTGCAGGCCAACAAGGCGCTGAAGGTCTCGATTGCCGGCTCCGGCGATGTGCGCTACCTCGGCTCGCCCGAGATCAGCAGCTCGGTGGCCGGCAGCGGCTCGATCAAGCGCCTGAACAACTGAGCAAATGAGCGCATAGCGCACATGGCGCCGGCAGGAAAATCCGCCGGCGTCGACAATGAGGCCATGACGTCGAAACTCATGGCGCTGGCGCGCCACCCGGAATTCCGCCAGGGCGCGCGCGACATGATGGGCATCACCCTGGGCATCTCGGCCTGGGGCCTGGTGACCGGGGTCGCGATGGTCAAGAGCGGGCTGTCGGTGCCGCTGGCCCTCCTGATGAGCTTCGTGGTGTTCGCCGGCAGCTCGCAGCTGGCTTCCTTGCCGCTGATCGCCTCGGGCGCGCCGATGTGGGTGCTGTGGGCCACGGCCTTCTGCGTCAACCTGCGCTTCGTGATCTTCAGCGCCCAGTGGCGCCTGTATTTCGGCCATCTGCCGCGCGCCAGGCGGCTGCGCATCGCCTACTTCGCGGCCGACCTGAATTACGTCGCCTTCCTCAAGCGTTTTCCCGACCCCAAGCCCTCGCCCGACCATGAGCCCTATTTCTGGGGTGGGGTGGCGCTCAACTGGTGCGCCTGGCAGGTGCCGTCGGTGATCGGCATCCTGCTGGCCAACCATGTGCCGACCCATTGGGGCCTGGGCTTCGCCGGCGTGCTGGCGCTGCTGGGCCTCTCGTACTCGCTGCTGAAGGACCGCAACACCTGGGTCTCGGCCGCGGTGGCGGGCTGCGCCGCGGTGGCCGCCTATGCGCTGCCGCTGCGCCTGAACATCATGGTGGCGATCGCGGTGGCGGTCGCGGTGGGCCTCTTGATGGAGAAATGGCTGCCCGAGACCAAGAGGAGCGCTGCATGAGCTGGTGGGAGACCGCGATCGCGATCCTCGGCATGGGGGCGATCACCCTGCTGACGCGTGCCTTCTTCATGATCCCCAAGCATGAGCTGCCGATGCCGGACTGGCTCAAGGAGGGGCTGCGCTATGCGCCGCTGGCCGCGCTGGCCGCGGTGATCGTGCCCGAGATCGTGATGAGCAACGGCCAACTGATCGACACCTGGAAGGACGCGCGGCTCTACGCCACCGCGGTCGGCACCGCCTATTTCTTCTGGCGTGGCGGCATCCTCGGCACCATCATCAGCGGCACCGCGGTGATGCTGGCGCTGCGCATCGGGCTGGGTTGGTAACCGGGCTGTCC
This genomic stretch from Roseateles sp. DAIF2 harbors:
- a CDS encoding AzlC family ABC transporter permease, which encodes MTSKLMALARHPEFRQGARDMMGITLGISAWGLVTGVAMVKSGLSVPLALLMSFVVFAGSSQLASLPLIASGAPMWVLWATAFCVNLRFVIFSAQWRLYFGHLPRARRLRIAYFAADLNYVAFLKRFPDPKPSPDHEPYFWGGVALNWCAWQVPSVIGILLANHVPTHWGLGFAGVLALLGLSYSLLKDRNTWVSAAVAGCAAVAAYALPLRLNIMVAIAVAVAVGLLMEKWLPETKRSAA
- a CDS encoding AzlD domain-containing protein is translated as MSWWETAIAILGMGAITLLTRAFFMIPKHELPMPDWLKEGLRYAPLAALAAVIVPEIVMSNGQLIDTWKDARLYATAVGTAYFFWRGGILGTIISGTAVMLALRIGLGW